The DNA segment GGTGGCCAGGGCCGTGCACTACAACAGCGACCGCCGGGCCTCGGCCTTCGTGCCCGTCAACTGCACGGCCATTCCGGACAGTTTGCTCGAAAGCGAGCTGTTCGGCCACGTCAAGGGGGCCTTCACCGGGGCCAAGGACAGCCGGGCCGGATTTTTCGAGATCGCCAACGGCGGCACGATTTTTCTGGACGAGATCGGCGACGCCAGTCCCAATCTCCAGGCCAAGCTGCTGCGGGTCATGCAAAGCAAGGAGTTTTGCATGGTCGGTTCCTCGCGCATCCGCACCGTGGACACGCGCATCATCGCGGCCACGCACAAGAATTTGCGCCTGTTGGTGGATCAGGGTCTGTTTCGCGAGGACCTCTATTATCGCATCCACGTCATCGAGATCCGCCTGCCGTCCTTGAGCGAGCGCCGCGAGGACATTTTGCCCCTGGTCGATCATTTTGCCCGGAAATTCTCGTCCGAGCTCAAGCGCCCCCTGCCGGCGTTTTCCGATGCCGCCCTGGCCGCCCTGGATCAGTATCCGTGGCCAGGCAATGTGCGCGAACTGGAAAATTTGATCCAGCGCCTGATCGTTGTGTGCGACGGGCCGAGCATCGATATCCCCGATTTGCCCGAATCCATGCGGTTTTCCATTTCGCGTCAACGCTTTTGCGATCACGGCGACAAAACCCTGGCCGAGGTCGAGGCCGAGCATATCCGCCATGTTTTGGCCCGGACCGGGGACAACAAGACCCGCGCCGCCGAGATTCTGGGCATCGACCGCAAGACCTTGCGGGAGAAGCTCAAGCGGCTCGGCCTGGGCTGATCCCATATTTCAAGGCGGATCCTTGTCCTGGGAGCGCGGGCGTCTCGCCCGCATGAGAGCGGCCAAGACGGCCGTGCTTCCGGCAATGATTTACGCTGATCACGAAGCGGAATACTGCCGCGTTCCCCGTTAGATGAATTTTTCGAGGGCTTCGCGCAGACTTTCGGCCGTGAAGGGCTTGTGCAGAATGTCGTTGATGCCGGCCGCGAAGGCGGCCTTGGTGTCCGTGGATTCGTTTTGGGTGGTGATCATGATCACCGGCAAGTCTTCCTTGGAGAATTTTTTGCGGATTTCCCGGGCAAGGTCGATGCCGGTGATGTCTGGCATGTTGAGATCCGTGAGGACAATGTCCGGCCTGTCGGACTGAAGCCATTCCAGGGCGCTGGCCGGGAACTCGAAGAGCACGGGCTCAAAACCCAATTCGTGCAGGGTGGATTTGTAGA comes from the Deltaproteobacteria bacterium genome and includes:
- a CDS encoding sigma-54-dependent Fis family transcriptional regulator; amino-acid sequence: MKDNAATILAVDDSPSTLEVIARNLSGSGHVVHTRGSVEDAVAFLDATPVDLVITDYKMPQASGLDLVKYVRDNLRDTDIMMITGFASITGAVEAMRDGAGEYLAKPFTAEELLTVVGQLLEKRARRRAATSENGDMPGFGIVGRSKEMRAVFDMIRKASGTSANVIISGESGTGKELVARAVHYNSDRRASAFVPVNCTAIPDSLLESELFGHVKGAFTGAKDSRAGFFEIANGGTIFLDEIGDASPNLQAKLLRVMQSKEFCMVGSSRIRTVDTRIIAATHKNLRLLVDQGLFREDLYYRIHVIEIRLPSLSERREDILPLVDHFARKFSSELKRPLPAFSDAALAALDQYPWPGNVRELENLIQRLIVVCDGPSIDIPDLPESMRFSISRQRFCDHGDKTLAEVEAEHIRHVLARTGDNKTRAAEILGIDRKTLREKLKRLGLG